From one Drosophila subpulchrella strain 33 F10 #4 breed RU33 chromosome 3L, RU_Dsub_v1.1 Primary Assembly, whole genome shotgun sequence genomic stretch:
- the LOC119555232 gene encoding uncharacterized protein LOC119555232, translating to MRTRGFPVNRLTNCWNGEWPAVSVRFGGERMRWLGVLAGTYVSLAMATIHSIHTLIPPKGYEMHLKILLQKILWTANVKRCFSIITDDLHYPIYDRVFFESVGRQEIPFFVMRANASEDFQRPPKQVELFVRAIKSSDCEFNLITILNGWQVQRLLRYIYDNRSLNLQKKFILLHDSRLFERDMIHLWSVFVSTIFLKSQLDNKFTISTIAFPGTLSGVLVLKNIAQWELGKSVSGKILFADKTSDLFGASVPVAISEHVPMVLWVNTSNSFQGVEVEIMNALGKALNFKPAYYRPNQSENMDWELENGYGNGNPDGYGQNESRIDSMLIEEVAAHSARFAIGDLHQFLVYLQLVELSSPHNFECLTFLTPESSTDNSWQTFILPFSGGMWAGVLLSLFVVGTVFYAISFLNAIINSNVSSGFFRCLRRNRGVPMDPKIYRRVSFRIAISRYRPSKESRRPRDLFDDYANCILLTYSMLLYVALPRMPRNWPLRVLTGWYWIYCILLVATYRASFTAILANPSARVTIDTLEDLLGSHIPPSAGATENRQFFQNASDETARKVGDKMEVIAQSDDLTARIAKGHCAYYDNEFYLRYLRVADDSGSGVGSALHIMKECVVYMPVVLAMEKNSALKYRVDSSIQHLAEGGLISKWLRDAIVHLPAEALAQQEALMNIQKFWSSFVALVIGYVISILTLLAERWHFKHIIMRHPMYDVYNPSLYYNLKRIYPEQ from the exons ATGAGGACCCGAGGGTTCCCGGTAAACAGGTTAACGAACTGCTGGAATGGAGAGTGGCCGGCAGTCAGTGTGCGTTTTGGCGGCGAAAGGATGCGATGGCTGGGAGTTCTGGCTGGGACTTACGTATCCCTTGCGATGGCCACGATTCACAGCATTCACACCCTCATTCCCCCAAAGGGGTATGAGATGCATCTGAAAATACTGCTGCAAAAAATCCTATGGACCGCCAATGTAAAGAGATGCTTTAGCATCATCACGGATGATCTGCATTATCCCATATACGATCGGGTATTTTTCGAGTCGGTGGGTCGCCAAGAAATCCCCTTCTTCGTGATGCGTGCCAATGCCAGCGAAGATTTCCAGAGGCCTCCCAAGCAAGTTGAGCTCTTCGTGAGGGCCATTAAATCCAGCGATTGTGAATTTAATCTAATCACCATCTTAAACGGCTGGCAGGTTCAGCGACTTCTCAGATACATTTACGACAATAGATCTTTGAATTTGCAGAAAAAGTTCATCTTGCTACACGATTCGCGACTTTTCGAGAGGGATATGATCCACCTATGGAGCGTTTTTGTCAGCACCATTTTTCTCAAAAGCCAGTTGGACAATAA ATTCACCATTTCCACCATAGCCTTTCCGGGTACTTTAAGTGGTGTCCTGGTTTTAAAGAACATCGCCCAATGGGAATTGGGAAAAAGTGTCAGTGGAAAGATTTTATTTGCGGATAAGACAAGTGATTTGTTTG GAGCCTCGGTGCCTGTGGCTATTTCCGAGCACGTGCCCATGGTTTTATGGGTAAATACGAGCAACAGCTTCCAGGGAGTTGAAGTGGAGATTATGAATGCCCTGGGCAAGGCGTTGAACTTCAAACCCGCTTACTACAGACCCAACCAAAGTGAAAACATGGACTGGGAGCTGGAGAACGGCTATGGAAATGGTAATCCCGATGGATATGGACAGAACGAAAGCCGCATCGATTCAATGCTTATTGAAGAGGTG GCGGCTCACAGTGCTCGCTTTGCCATTGGGGATTTGCATCAGTTCCTGGTGTATCTGCAACTGGTGGAGCTCAGTTCGCCGCACAATTTCGAGTGCCTGACCTTTCTCACACCCGAATCCTCGACAGACAACTCCTGGCAGACCTTCATCCTGCCCTTCAGCGGTGGCATGTGGGCGGGGGTTCTACTCTCCCTGTTTGTGGTGGGCACTGTGTTCTACGCCATTAGTTTCCTAAACGCCATTATCAACAGCAATGTGTCCTCGGGGTTCTTTCGTTGCCTTCGACGGAACCGTGGAGTTCCCATGGATCCGAAGATATATCGCCGAGTTAGCTTTCGCATCGCCATCAGTCGCTATCGTCCTTCCAAGGAATCCCGGAGACCTCGGGATCTATTCGACGACTACGCCAACTGCATCCTGCTGACTTATAGCATGCTCCTCTATGTGGCCTTACCCCGAATGCCCCGGAATTGGCCTCTGAGAGTTCTGACTGGGTGGTACTGGATCTACTGCATCCTTTTGGTGGCCACATATAGGGCCAGCTTCACAGCCATTTTGGCCAACCCGTCAGCTAG GGTTACTATAGACACCCTGGAGGATCTTCTGGGCTCCCACATACCACCCTCTGCAGGAGCGACCGAGAACAGACAGTTTTTCCAGAATGCCTCCGATGAGACTGCTCGAAAGGTGGGCGATAAGATGGAGGTAATCGCTCAAAGCGATGATCTG aCCGCTCGCATAGCCAAAGGACATTGCGCCTACTACGACAACGAGTTTTATCTCCGCTATCTACGAGTGGCGGACGATTCTGGATCCGGAGTAGGATCAGCTCTGCATATCATGAAGGAATGTGTGGTTTATATGCCCGTAGTTCTGGCGATGGAGAAGAACTCGGCCCTGAAATATCGGGTTGATAGCTCCATTCAACATCTGGCAGAGGGTG GACTGATATCTAAGTGGCTTAGGGACGCCATAGTGCATCTACCAGCAGAGGCTCTGGCCCAACAAGAGGCACTTATGAATATTCAGAAATTCTGGAGTTCCTTTGTAGCCTTGGTTATTGGTTACGTTATCTCTATTCTAACTCTTctcgcagagcgctggcattTCAAGCACATTATCATGAGACATCCAATGTATGATGTCTATAACCCAAGCTtgtattataatttaaaaaggatTTATCCGGAGCAATAA